ACCAGCAAACAAAAAGTCTCCACAGGGATGGAATTTCATACACCTTATAGAAAACATATCATTTATACGTTCTGAAAATTTCAATTAGTTAAACTTCTTACTCATTTCTGAAGTTGAGTATATAAAGCCGTTTGAGGTGTTTATATCATGGAAAATTATGGTATTATCTATTCCGCCGGAGGCCAAAACGTTTCTAAAGTGTTTATAAAGTTtcaaattatgaaaatttaaaaattaacaaactTTCTTGGATGGAAGTCCAGTGCATCAACTTGTTCAATATGGCCGGAAAGAGTGTTTGTTGACAAGGTGTTGGGTTTTCtaataaaacataattGGCAAATTGAATTACCTCTTTTCTCTCTTATTCAGCACATTAATAAAGGGGATAACTCTTACTGAGCCGGACACGCCTCCGACAGCAACGAGGGAACAATCATGTGATTGAGCAACACATCGAGATGGCTAAACCAATTTTAGGATAATAAGAATATTCTACCTTGTGGTTCAGAATTTCAGCCATAATCCTGTAGGAAACCTCGTTCAAATCCGGGTTCATCTCCACCGGAACATTAGTGTAGGACAAAACCTCCCTAACTCTATTTTTTCcgctaaaattaaatataaaattacattttttaccattttaGAACATCTTCCTCTTCATTTAACTTAGATTCCAGTAAAACTCTGGAGGATAAATATCCACacttgttaaaaatatcaaaCAAATGATCCTTCCTTAGCATAGAGTTCGGTTTAACCTTATATTTAGATTCAATCAAGGCTGCAGCATCTTCGAAACtagaaatatttatatcaaagagaaaaaataaataaaacatacCCATCATCTACAAGCTGTTGTAACAAAGCTTCGTAGAAAAAAAGACGTTCAGGCTCAACCATTAATAAACAAATtgaaagttaaaaaatcataatattaattaacaaCAGTTTGcgattaaaaaaatatatctGTGGAGATTATTTGATGATGGTCATCCACACAAGGAATTCACTTTATTATGTAACATATACCTTGTAGCATAGATTTTATcataaaaaatgaatagACTTGTATTATAAAATGGATGATGATTCAAATCATTTATCTTTCTCATATAGGGAGATAAAATCATATTTTAGTTACGGAGGCGATGATATACTGATTCTCGGCCAATTTAAGGCCTTTTTATCGCAATTTGataattgtttatttgCAGCTCCTCTACCAAATACCGAACTTCCAATTTCATCCACAAATTTGCTGTTAAAAGGTTTGATTTTATGCATCACCAACTCtcaatatttatttactcactAATGACTGTTTAGAGGCGCTTCTGAACGACaaagatttaaatttggatTTAGATAAGAGAGAAgttttatgtatattagATTCCAACGAGGAAAACTTCTATAATGGGAAGAGTTACAATAACAAATGTGTAGTAACTCTGGGAGGAATATCCAGATTTGTGATAAATCCATCCTCGGATTTTCTTTTCGTGGTTTTCtcaaataatatac
Above is a window of Theileria parva strain Muguga chromosome 2, complete sequence, whole genome shotgun sequence DNA encoding:
- the CSTF1 gene encoding WD domain G-beta repeat protein: MVEPERLFFYEALLQQLVDDGFEDAAALIESKYKVKPNSMLRKDHLFDIFNKCGYLSSRVLLESKLNEEEDVLKCGKNRVREVLSYTNVPVEMNPDLNEVSYRIMAEILNHKPSRCVAQSHDCSLVAVGGVSGSVRVIPFINVLNKREKRKPNTLSTNTLSGHIEQVDALDFHPRKNVLASGGIDNTIIFHDINTSNGFIYSTSEMKRINDMFSIRCMKFHPCGDFLFAGTSNSIIRLYDVVTSKCYTSSKTTHQHKGGGINGCDFNLLGSLLFTAGSDGSILIWDSKNLECIYSMDSAHSDLPVISIKCDVNNHYLLSSGLNGITKLYDLRMLKEITSYGHERNNCIRTFSTFINNYNYFITFSVLSDNNLNHSEGSLYSINNSSLVLDITSAFGQTTIWDALSSNDEFSVITASEDSKTQIINFYDPNL